The proteins below are encoded in one region of Effusibacillus dendaii:
- the cwlD gene encoding N-acetylmuramoyl-L-alanine amidase CwlD, whose amino-acid sequence MEASKDWRKISIIAGTLAILLFFVNLIKSDIPITKLWTESASLSGYTIVVDAGHGGPDGGAVAADGTIEKTINLNIAKYLRDYLQQSGAYVIMTREDDRDLAKPETKGLSRRKAEDLRARLMKIKDNEADMFLSIHLNSNPSGGKGAQAFYDSDVPASKLLAQSIQAYFKQELDSKRDIEQQENLYLLRQAGVPSVLAEVGFLSNAQELELLKKSTYQKKIAYSLYQGVLDYFSNSENVR is encoded by the coding sequence ATGGAAGCTTCAAAGGATTGGCGGAAGATATCTATTATCGCGGGTACATTAGCGATCTTGTTGTTCTTTGTAAATTTGATCAAATCAGACATTCCTATCACAAAATTATGGACAGAAAGTGCTTCTTTATCTGGCTACACCATCGTGGTGGATGCGGGACATGGTGGTCCGGATGGGGGGGCGGTCGCCGCAGACGGAACAATCGAAAAGACAATCAACTTAAATATAGCGAAATACTTGCGTGATTACCTGCAGCAATCCGGGGCATATGTGATTATGACCCGAGAGGACGACCGTGACCTGGCGAAACCAGAAACCAAAGGGCTTAGCAGAAGAAAAGCGGAAGATTTGCGCGCTCGCCTGATGAAGATTAAAGACAATGAAGCGGATATGTTCCTGTCGATACACCTGAATTCAAATCCGAGCGGAGGGAAGGGAGCGCAAGCTTTTTACGATTCGGATGTGCCTGCCAGCAAATTGCTGGCTCAGTCAATTCAAGCCTATTTTAAGCAGGAATTGGATTCCAAGCGTGACATTGAGCAGCAGGAAAATTTGTATTTGTTGAGGCAGGCGGGAGTACCCTCTGTGTTGGCAGAGGTCGGATTTTTATCGAATGCGCAGGAACTTGAGCTGTTAAAAAAAAGTACCTATCAGAAAAAAATTGCGTATTCACTCTACCAAGGAGTTCTGGACTATTTCAGTAACTCGGAAAATGTAAGATAA